One Streptomyces sp. RPA4-2 genomic window carries:
- a CDS encoding helix-turn-helix domain-containing protein — protein sequence MSHDSTAAPEAAARKLSGRRRKEIVAVLLFSGGPIFESSIPLSVFGIDRQDAGVPRYRLLVCAGEDGPLRTTGGLELTAPHGLEAISRAGTVVVPAWRSITSPPPEEALDALRRAHEEGARIVGLCTGAFVLAAAGLLDGRPATTHWMYAPTLAKRYPSVHVDPRELFVDDGDVLTSAGTAAGIDLCLHIVRTDHGNEAAGALARRLVVPPRRSGGQERYLDRSLPEEIGADPLAEVVAWALEHLHEQFDVETLAARAYMSRRTFDRRFRSLTGSAPLQWLITQRVLQAQRLLETSDYSVDEVAGRCGFRSPVALRGHFRRQLGSSPAAYRAAYRARRPQSERPSDPDGSVGSAGQSPVLSQESAVPSQTRRTAAAGALSPASALSTATDPGKPGAELYAAGRPSLPGQRSAP from the coding sequence ATGAGCCACGACTCCACTGCCGCGCCGGAAGCCGCGGCCCGGAAACTCTCCGGGCGACGCCGCAAGGAGATCGTCGCGGTGCTGCTGTTCAGCGGCGGCCCCATCTTCGAGAGTTCCATACCGCTGTCGGTGTTCGGGATTGACCGCCAGGACGCCGGCGTGCCGCGCTACCGACTTCTGGTGTGCGCCGGCGAGGACGGCCCGCTGCGGACCACAGGGGGCCTGGAACTCACCGCGCCGCATGGCCTGGAGGCGATCTCGCGAGCGGGCACCGTCGTGGTGCCCGCCTGGCGCTCGATCACCTCACCGCCACCGGAGGAAGCGCTCGACGCGCTGCGCCGGGCGCACGAAGAAGGGGCCCGCATAGTCGGACTGTGCACCGGTGCGTTCGTACTGGCCGCCGCCGGACTGCTGGACGGCCGCCCGGCGACGACACACTGGATGTACGCGCCGACGCTGGCCAAGCGCTATCCGTCCGTACACGTCGATCCGCGCGAGCTGTTCGTCGACGACGGTGACGTACTGACGTCGGCGGGCACCGCGGCCGGAATCGATCTCTGTCTGCACATCGTGCGGACGGACCACGGCAACGAGGCGGCCGGCGCGCTGGCCCGTCGTCTGGTGGTCCCACCGCGCCGGAGCGGCGGACAGGAGCGCTATCTCGACCGGTCTTTACCAGAGGAGATCGGCGCCGACCCCCTCGCGGAGGTCGTCGCCTGGGCGCTGGAACACCTTCACGAGCAGTTCGACGTCGAGACGCTGGCGGCGCGCGCGTACATGAGCCGCCGCACGTTCGACCGCCGCTTCCGCTCGCTGACGGGGAGCGCGCCGCTGCAGTGGCTGATCACCCAGCGTGTGCTGCAGGCGCAGCGGCTGCTGGAGACGTCCGACTACTCGGTCGACGAGGTCGCCGGACGCTGCGGCTTCCGCTCGCCGGTCGCGCTGCGCGGGCACTTCCGGCGCCAGCTCGGCTCGTCCCCGGCCGCCTACCGGGCGGCGTACCGGGCGCGTAGGCCGCAGTCCGAGCGGCCGTCGGACCCGGACGGTTCCGTGGGCTCGGCCGGGCAGTCACCGGTCCTGAGCCAGGAGAGTGCGGTCCCGTCGCAGACCCGTCGTACGGCGGCCGCCGGTGCTCTGAGCCCGGCCTCGGCGCTGTCGACCGCGACGGATCCGGGCAAGCCGGGCGCCGAGCTGTACGCGGCGGGCCGGCCGAGCCTGCCGGGGCAGCGCAGCGCTCCCTAG
- the orn gene encoding oligoribonuclease translates to MNDRMVWIDCEMTGLSLSEDALIEVAALVTDSELNVLGEGVDIVIRPPDAALETMPDVVRQMHTASGLLSELAAGTTLADAEEQVLSYVREHVKEPGKAPLCGNSVGTDRGFLLRDMPTLEDYLHYRIVDVSSVKELARRWYPRAYFNSPDKNGNHRALADIRESIAELRYYREAIFVPQPGPDSETARTIAAKHVLPVE, encoded by the coding sequence ATGAACGATCGCATGGTGTGGATCGACTGCGAGATGACCGGGCTCTCGCTGTCGGAGGACGCACTCATCGAGGTGGCCGCGCTGGTCACCGACTCGGAGCTGAACGTGCTCGGCGAAGGGGTGGACATCGTGATCCGCCCGCCGGACGCGGCCCTGGAGACGATGCCGGACGTGGTGCGCCAGATGCACACGGCCTCCGGCCTCCTCTCCGAACTCGCCGCGGGCACCACCCTGGCCGACGCCGAGGAACAGGTCCTCTCCTACGTGCGTGAGCACGTCAAGGAGCCGGGCAAGGCCCCGCTGTGCGGGAACTCGGTCGGCACGGACCGGGGTTTCCTGCTCCGCGACATGCCCACACTGGAGGACTATCTCCACTACCGCATCGTGGACGTCTCCTCCGTCAAGGAGCTGGCCCGCCGCTGGTACCCGCGGGCGTACTTCAACAGCCCGGACAAGAACGGCAACCACCGCGCCCTCGCCGACATCCGCGAGTCCATCGCCGAACTCCGCTACTACCGCGAGGCGATCTTCGTCCCGCAGCCCGGCCCCGACTCGGAGACCGCCCGCACCATCGCGGCGAAGCACGTACTGCCCGTGGAATGA
- a CDS encoding serine/threonine protein kinase, which translates to MVLHPLLGVDEVPAVEPYLGRVGEVFRAFREQDSGCVSYGVRLLDGGRWFLKEAVTDHGRRSLERGWAFHRSVRHRAIVPQVHRIAVQDGGWAVVMPWREGEVLYPAEVDGARDRTDPASAMARFRALPADAVLRAFDRVLDAHLAVEAAGQVAVDFYDGALLYDFDRDVAHLVDLDEYRPGPFVVEEERLPGSRRFMAPEEWVRGAVIDTRTTVFTLGRAARLLLDAGDEERAWRGTAAQQTVIVRATRTDPGERFENVHRFAEAWRAANTAPGA; encoded by the coding sequence ATGGTCCTGCATCCCTTGCTGGGAGTCGATGAAGTGCCCGCCGTGGAGCCCTATCTGGGCCGGGTGGGCGAGGTGTTCCGGGCGTTCCGCGAGCAGGACTCGGGGTGCGTGTCGTACGGGGTGAGACTGCTCGACGGCGGCCGGTGGTTCCTCAAGGAGGCGGTCACCGATCACGGCCGGCGCTCGCTGGAGCGCGGCTGGGCCTTCCACCGGTCGGTACGGCACCGGGCGATCGTCCCGCAGGTGCACCGCATCGCCGTGCAGGACGGCGGCTGGGCGGTGGTGATGCCCTGGCGGGAGGGCGAGGTGCTGTACCCCGCGGAGGTGGACGGGGCGCGCGACCGTACGGACCCGGCCAGTGCGATGGCACGCTTCCGCGCGCTGCCGGCCGACGCGGTCCTGCGCGCCTTCGACCGGGTCCTGGACGCCCACCTCGCGGTGGAGGCCGCCGGCCAGGTCGCCGTCGACTTCTACGACGGGGCGCTGCTGTACGACTTCGACCGTGACGTCGCCCATCTGGTCGACCTCGACGAGTACCGGCCGGGTCCGTTCGTGGTCGAGGAGGAACGCCTGCCGGGCTCCCGGCGGTTCATGGCTCCCGAGGAATGGGTGCGCGGGGCCGTGATCGACACCCGGACGACCGTGTTCACACTGGGCCGTGCCGCCCGGCTCCTGCTGGACGCGGGTGACGAGGAGCGCGCCTGGCGGGGCACCGCGGCCCAGCAGACGGTGATCGTCCGTGCCACCCGGACCGATCCCGGGGAGCGCTTCGAGAACGTCCACCGTTTCGCCGAGGCGTGGCGGGCGGCCAACACCGCGCCGGGCGCCTGA
- a CDS encoding LacI family DNA-binding transcriptional regulator, which produces MAGHGARGRSGGRPTLEEVAARAGVGRGTVSRVINGSPRVSDATRAAVEAAVAELGYVPNTAARALAANRTDAIALVVPEPETRFFAEPYFSDMLRGVGAELSDTEMQLLLIFAGSDRERQRLAQYLAAHRVDGVLLVSVHADDPLPDLLSQLEIPAVISGRRSADETLPSVDSDNYGGGRLAVEHLVARGRRRIAHLAGRLDVFGAQRRVDGYREGLRAAGHPVDDGLIAAGDFTEEGGRRAMTELLARCPDLDAVFAGSDVMAAGARQVLREAGRRIPDDVALVGYDDSAIARHMDPPLTSVRQPIEEMGRAMIDLLLGEIADRRPAVSRELEKRQVVLPTELVARASS; this is translated from the coding sequence ATGGCAGGCCACGGAGCGCGGGGCCGGAGCGGCGGGCGGCCGACCCTCGAGGAGGTCGCCGCGCGCGCCGGTGTGGGCCGCGGCACGGTGTCCCGGGTGATCAACGGTTCCCCGCGGGTCAGCGACGCGACCCGCGCCGCGGTCGAGGCGGCGGTGGCGGAGCTCGGTTATGTTCCGAACACGGCGGCGCGCGCGCTCGCCGCCAACCGCACGGACGCGATCGCGCTCGTCGTCCCCGAGCCGGAGACCCGGTTCTTCGCGGAACCGTACTTCTCGGACATGCTCCGGGGTGTCGGCGCGGAGCTCTCCGACACCGAGATGCAGCTGCTGCTGATCTTCGCGGGCAGCGACCGGGAGCGGCAGCGCCTGGCCCAGTATCTGGCGGCGCACCGCGTGGACGGCGTCCTGCTCGTCTCGGTGCACGCGGACGACCCGCTGCCCGACCTGCTCTCCCAGCTGGAGATCCCGGCGGTGATCAGCGGCCGGCGCTCGGCGGACGAGACGCTGCCGTCCGTGGACTCCGACAACTACGGCGGGGGGCGCCTCGCCGTCGAGCATCTGGTCGCCCGGGGGCGCCGCAGGATCGCCCACCTCGCGGGCCGCCTCGACGTCTTCGGCGCCCAGCGCCGTGTCGACGGCTACCGCGAGGGTCTGCGTGCCGCGGGCCACCCGGTGGACGACGGCCTCATCGCCGCCGGCGACTTCACGGAGGAGGGCGGGCGCCGTGCGATGACCGAGCTGCTGGCCCGCTGCCCCGATCTGGACGCCGTCTTCGCGGGCTCGGACGTGATGGCGGCCGGCGCCCGCCAGGTCCTGCGCGAGGCGGGCCGCCGTATACCGGACGACGTGGCCCTGGTCGGCTACGACGACTCCGCCATCGCCCGCCACATGGATCCACCCCTGACCAGTGTGCGCCAGCCGATAGAGGAGATGGGCCGGGCGATGATCGACCTGCTGCTCGGGGAGATCGCCGACCGCCGCCCGGCGGTGTCGCGGGAGCTGGAGAAGCGTCAGGTCGTGCTGCCCACCGAGCTGGTGGCGCGGGCGTCGTCCTGA
- a CDS encoding ABC transporter substrate-binding protein encodes MRTSTRRSRRLGALAAVAALTTGLLAGCANDSNDGSSNSGDGGGGGKGKTTLTIGTFGVFGYKQAGLYDEYMKLHPDITIKENVTTRTDVYWPKTLTRLQAGSGTDDIQAIEVGNITEAVQTQADKFVDLGKEVDKSQWLDWKTAQATTKDGKTIGLGTDIGPMAICYRKDLFEKAGLETDRTKLAAQWKGDWAKYVDLGKQYMKKAPSGTKFVDSASSVYNAALGGESERYYDKDGNVIWDKSTGVKKSWNAAMTVATSNMSAKLKQFDPTWDQGFAKGSFATVACPAWMMGYIQEKSGDAGNGKWDVAAAPTAANWGGSFIGVPTAGKHQKEAIALAKWLTAPEQQAKVFAKQASFPSTPAAYDTLKPAAATTSYFSDAPITQIFADSAKTIPVQNFGTKDQPIGTAITDVGILQVEQKGKSPDQGWNAAKAEIKDVLGQ; translated from the coding sequence ATGCGCACGAGTACCCGCCGGTCCCGCAGGCTGGGGGCCCTCGCGGCCGTCGCCGCGCTGACCACAGGGCTGCTGGCCGGCTGCGCCAACGACTCGAACGACGGATCGTCGAACTCGGGCGACGGCGGTGGGGGCGGCAAGGGCAAGACCACTCTGACGATCGGCACCTTCGGCGTCTTCGGCTACAAGCAGGCCGGTCTCTACGACGAGTACATGAAGCTGCACCCGGACATCACCATCAAGGAGAACGTCACCACCCGTACCGACGTGTACTGGCCCAAGACGCTCACCCGTCTGCAGGCCGGCTCCGGTACCGACGACATCCAGGCGATCGAGGTCGGCAACATCACCGAGGCCGTCCAGACCCAGGCCGACAAGTTCGTCGACCTCGGCAAGGAGGTCGACAAGTCGCAGTGGCTGGACTGGAAGACCGCCCAGGCCACCACCAAGGACGGCAAGACCATCGGGCTCGGTACGGACATCGGCCCGATGGCGATCTGCTACCGCAAGGACCTCTTCGAGAAGGCCGGTCTGGAGACCGACCGCACCAAGCTCGCCGCGCAGTGGAAGGGCGACTGGGCCAAGTACGTCGACCTCGGCAAGCAGTACATGAAGAAGGCGCCGAGCGGCACCAAGTTCGTGGACTCCGCCTCCTCGGTCTACAACGCGGCGCTCGGGGGCGAGAGCGAGCGGTACTACGACAAGGACGGCAACGTCATCTGGGACAAGTCCACGGGCGTGAAGAAGTCCTGGAACGCCGCGATGACGGTGGCGACCAGCAACATGTCGGCGAAGCTGAAGCAGTTCGACCCGACGTGGGACCAGGGCTTCGCCAAGGGTTCGTTCGCGACGGTGGCCTGCCCCGCTTGGATGATGGGCTACATCCAGGAGAAGTCCGGTGACGCCGGGAACGGCAAGTGGGACGTGGCTGCCGCGCCGACCGCGGCCAACTGGGGCGGTTCGTTCATCGGCGTGCCGACGGCGGGCAAGCACCAGAAGGAGGCCATCGCCCTGGCCAAGTGGCTGACCGCGCCCGAACAGCAGGCGAAGGTCTTCGCCAAGCAGGCCAGCTTCCCGTCGACGCCCGCGGCGTACGACACCCTGAAGCCGGCGGCCGCGACGACGTCGTACTTCTCGGACGCGCCGATCACGCAGATCTTCGCCGACTCGGCGAAGACCATCCCCGTGCAGAACTTCGGCACCAAGGACCAGCCGATCGGCACCGCGATCACCGACGTCGGCATCCTCCAGGTCGAGCAGAAGGGCAAGTCCCCCGACCAGGGCTGGAACGCGGCCAAGGCGGAGATCAAGGACGTGCTCGGCCAGTGA
- a CDS encoding carbohydrate ABC transporter permease, whose product MTSSNEALAHTATSADAAPGSQPGAARGAQGRGTPPPGPDSWRSRLYRWDMKASPYAFIAPFFVIFGAFGLVPLLYTAWYSLHNVQLSGLDHQTWAGLDNYKNLLSSEFFWNALENTFTIGVISTVPQLLMALGIAHLLNYRLRGSTVWRVVMLTPYATSVAAATLVFTLLYSWDGGMINWLLHFVGVHPINWRESDWGSQFAVSSIVIWRWTGYNALIYLAAMQAIPTDLYESAALDGAGRWQQFRHVTVPMLRPTILFTVVVSTIGATQLFGEPLLFGGVSGSKGGSAHQYQTLGLYMYDQGWGIGNLGKASAIAWTMFLILLIVAAINLLVTRRLRKSQ is encoded by the coding sequence GTGACCAGCTCCAACGAGGCTCTCGCGCACACCGCGACGAGCGCCGACGCCGCGCCCGGCTCCCAGCCGGGCGCGGCCCGGGGCGCTCAGGGTCGCGGTACGCCGCCGCCCGGCCCGGATTCCTGGCGCAGCCGGCTGTACCGCTGGGACATGAAGGCGTCGCCGTACGCGTTCATCGCCCCCTTCTTCGTCATCTTCGGTGCCTTCGGGCTCGTGCCGCTGCTCTACACGGCCTGGTACTCGCTGCACAACGTGCAGTTGTCGGGCCTGGACCACCAGACCTGGGCCGGGCTGGACAACTACAAGAACCTGTTGTCCTCGGAGTTCTTCTGGAACGCCCTGGAGAACACCTTCACCATCGGCGTGATCTCCACGGTGCCGCAGTTGCTCATGGCGCTCGGAATCGCCCACCTGCTCAACTACCGGCTGCGCGGCTCGACCGTGTGGCGGGTCGTGATGCTCACCCCGTACGCCACCTCGGTGGCGGCGGCGACGCTGGTCTTCACGCTGCTGTACTCGTGGGACGGCGGCATGATCAACTGGCTGCTGCACTTCGTCGGGGTGCACCCGATCAACTGGCGTGAGTCGGACTGGGGTTCGCAGTTCGCCGTCTCCTCGATCGTGATCTGGCGATGGACCGGCTACAACGCGCTGATCTACCTCGCGGCGATGCAGGCGATCCCCACCGACCTGTACGAGTCGGCGGCTCTCGACGGCGCGGGCCGCTGGCAGCAGTTCCGCCATGTGACGGTCCCGATGCTGCGGCCGACGATCCTGTTCACGGTGGTCGTGTCCACGATCGGCGCGACGCAGCTGTTCGGTGAGCCGCTCCTGTTCGGCGGGGTCAGCGGCTCGAAGGGCGGCTCCGCGCACCAGTACCAGACGCTCGGCCTGTACATGTACGACCAGGGCTGGGGCATCGGCAACCTCGGCAAGGCGTCAGCGATCGCATGGACGATGTTCCTGATCCTGCTGATCGTCGCCGCGATCAACCTGCTGGTCACCCGACGGCTGAGGAAATCCCAATGA
- a CDS encoding carbohydrate ABC transporter permease, translating to MTTTELTVPQAAAKGTRDDRRPGRRRVLGAGKQLHAGPVTYVVLAVFALVSLAPLVWTAIAASRNNERLAQTPPPLWFGGNLFKNLQAAWEQAGLGTAMLNSTIVAGTITLGTVVFSTLAGFAFAKLRFRFSSTLLLLTIGTMMIPPQLAVVPLYLWMSDLGWSNQLQTVILPTLVSAFGTFFMRQYLVQALPTELIEAARVDGASSLRVVWHVVFPAARPAMAVLGLLTFVMAWNDFLWPIIALNQQNPTVQVALNSLGTGYVPDQAVIMAGALLGTLPLLIAFLLFGKQIVGGIMQGAIKG from the coding sequence ATGACCACCACAGAACTGACTGTTCCTCAGGCGGCGGCGAAGGGAACCCGGGACGACCGGCGCCCCGGACGGCGCCGGGTGCTCGGCGCGGGCAAGCAGCTGCACGCGGGTCCGGTCACCTATGTCGTGCTGGCCGTCTTCGCGCTGGTCTCGCTCGCTCCGCTGGTCTGGACGGCCATCGCGGCCTCCCGCAACAACGAGCGGCTGGCGCAGACACCGCCGCCGCTGTGGTTCGGCGGGAACCTGTTCAAGAACCTCCAGGCCGCGTGGGAACAGGCCGGGCTCGGCACCGCGATGCTCAACTCCACGATCGTCGCCGGGACCATCACCCTCGGTACGGTCGTCTTCTCCACGCTCGCCGGGTTCGCCTTCGCCAAGCTGCGGTTCAGGTTCTCCAGCACCCTGCTGCTGCTGACCATCGGCACGATGATGATCCCGCCGCAGCTGGCCGTCGTACCGCTGTACCTGTGGATGAGCGACCTGGGCTGGTCCAACCAGTTGCAGACGGTCATCCTGCCCACCCTGGTGAGCGCCTTCGGTACGTTCTTCATGCGGCAGTACCTGGTCCAGGCGCTGCCCACCGAGCTGATCGAGGCGGCGCGGGTGGACGGCGCGAGCAGCCTGCGCGTCGTGTGGCACGTCGTCTTCCCGGCGGCGCGGCCGGCGATGGCGGTCCTCGGTCTGCTGACCTTCGTGATGGCCTGGAACGACTTCCTGTGGCCGATCATCGCCCTCAACCAGCAGAACCCCACCGTGCAGGTGGCCCTCAACTCGCTGGGCACCGGTTACGTCCCCGACCAGGCCGTGATCATGGCGGGCGCGCTGCTCGGCACGCTGCCCCTGCTCATCGCCTTCCTGCTGTTCGGAAAGCAGATCGTGGGCGGCATCATGCAGGGCGCGATCAAGGGCTGA
- a CDS encoding GH1 family beta-glucosidase, producing MPEPASPVTFPPAFLWGAATSAYQIEGAVREDGRTPSIWDTFSHTPGKTAGGETGDIAVDHYHRFRDDVALMAELGLSAYRFSVSWSRVQPTGRGPAVQRGLDFYRNLVDELLAHDIKPAITLYHWDLPQELEDAGGWPARDTALRFADYAQIVGEALGDRVEQWITLNEPWCSAFLGYGSGVHAPGRTDAAASLKAAHHLNLAHGLGAKALRSVMPARNSVAVSLNSSVVRPLSQSPADLAAVRRIDNLANGVFHGPMLHGAYPEGLFEETSAITDWSYVLDGDLAVIKQPLDALGLNYYTPTLVSAAEATASGPRADGHGASAYTPWPGADDVMFHQTPGERTEMGWTIDPTGLHDLITRYTREAPGLPLYITENGAAYDDKPDPEGRVHDPERIAYLHGHLSAVRRAIADGADVRGYYLWSLMDNFEWAYGYDKRFGAVYVDYATLARTPKSSAHWYSRAARTGTLPPVTSAAE from the coding sequence ATGCCTGAACCCGCATCGCCCGTGACCTTTCCCCCCGCGTTCCTCTGGGGCGCGGCGACCTCCGCGTACCAGATCGAGGGGGCGGTACGGGAGGACGGCCGCACGCCCTCCATCTGGGACACCTTCAGCCACACGCCCGGAAAGACGGCCGGCGGCGAGACCGGTGACATCGCTGTCGACCACTACCACCGCTTCCGTGACGACGTGGCCCTGATGGCGGAGCTGGGCCTGTCCGCGTACCGCTTCTCGGTCTCCTGGTCCCGGGTGCAGCCGACGGGCCGCGGACCGGCGGTCCAGCGGGGTCTGGACTTCTACCGCAACCTGGTCGACGAACTGCTGGCCCACGACATCAAGCCGGCCATCACCCTCTACCACTGGGACCTCCCCCAGGAACTGGAGGACGCGGGCGGCTGGCCCGCGCGCGACACGGCGCTGCGGTTCGCCGACTACGCCCAGATCGTGGGCGAGGCGCTGGGCGACCGGGTGGAGCAGTGGATCACCCTGAACGAGCCGTGGTGCAGCGCGTTCCTGGGCTACGGCTCCGGGGTGCACGCGCCGGGCCGTACGGACGCGGCGGCGTCGCTGAAGGCCGCCCACCATCTGAACCTGGCGCACGGCCTGGGCGCGAAGGCGCTGAGGTCCGTGATGCCGGCCCGCAACTCGGTCGCGGTGAGCCTCAACTCCTCGGTCGTCAGGCCGCTTTCGCAGAGTCCGGCGGATCTCGCGGCGGTCCGGCGCATCGACAACCTGGCCAACGGTGTCTTCCACGGCCCGATGCTGCACGGTGCCTACCCGGAGGGCCTGTTCGAGGAGACGTCCGCGATCACGGACTGGTCGTACGTCCTGGACGGCGACCTGGCGGTGATCAAGCAGCCGCTCGACGCGCTGGGCCTGAACTACTACACCCCGACGCTGGTGTCGGCGGCGGAGGCGACCGCGTCCGGTCCCCGTGCGGACGGCCACGGGGCGAGCGCGTACACGCCGTGGCCGGGCGCCGACGACGTGATGTTCCACCAGACTCCGGGCGAGCGGACGGAGATGGGCTGGACGATCGACCCGACGGGCCTGCACGACCTGATCACGCGCTACACGCGGGAGGCGCCCGGCCTGCCGCTGTACATCACGGAGAACGGCGCCGCGTACGACGACAAGCCGGACCCGGAGGGCCGCGTCCACGACCCCGAGCGCATCGCCTATCTGCACGGCCACCTGTCGGCGGTCCGCCGCGCCATCGCCGACGGCGCGGACGTCCGCGGGTACTACCTCTGGTCGCTGATGGACAACTTCGAGTGGGCGTACGGCTACGACAAGCGCTTCGGCGCGGTGTACGTCGACTACGCGACCCTGGCCCGTACGCCGAAGTCGAGCGCCCACTGGTACAGCCGCGCGGCCCGGACGGGGACGCTGCCGCCGGTGACGTCCGCGGCCGAGTAG
- a CDS encoding HAMP domain-containing sensor histidine kinase: MRWALVKVCVAVTTMVVVAFAVPLGLVIKEMARDRAFSNAEREAAAVAPALSITTDRDQLERVVASAGSDDGMAVHIPAGDGARAVDIGRQRAAAKDIAATRALGRASTSEVPGGSTLLQPTALSSGEIAVVEVYVPESEVSNGVGTAWAVLAAVGVALIVGSVAVADRLGVRMVQPAQRLVEGAHELGEGKLGARVPEEGPTELRLAAVAFNSMADQVVQLLANERELAADLSHRLRTPLTVLRLNTASLGDGPAAEQTRAAVAQLEREVDTIIRTAREAKPRTVALGVGAGCDASEVVRERMDFWSALAEDEGREVRVAGVDRPVRIPVARADLVAALDALLGNVFRHTPEGTAFAVDVHNGDDAVIVLVSDAGPGIVDPESAITRGRGSGSDGSTGLGLDIVRRLAESTGGDVRLGSSVLGGTEVRIWIQLDGRAPVRRGHRGAVRRRRRGVGVS, translated from the coding sequence GTGAGGTGGGCACTGGTCAAGGTGTGCGTGGCGGTGACCACGATGGTGGTGGTGGCCTTCGCGGTGCCGCTCGGGCTCGTCATCAAGGAGATGGCCCGCGACCGCGCGTTCTCGAACGCCGAGCGGGAGGCCGCGGCCGTCGCGCCCGCGCTCTCCATCACCACCGACCGGGATCAGCTGGAGCGGGTCGTCGCCTCCGCCGGTTCCGACGACGGCATGGCCGTGCACATACCGGCGGGCGACGGCGCCAGGGCGGTCGACATCGGCCGGCAGCGCGCCGCCGCCAAGGACATCGCGGCCACCCGCGCACTGGGCCGGGCCTCCACCTCCGAGGTCCCGGGCGGCTCCACCCTGCTCCAGCCCACCGCACTGAGCTCGGGCGAGATCGCGGTCGTCGAGGTGTACGTCCCCGAGTCCGAGGTCAGCAACGGCGTGGGGACGGCCTGGGCGGTGCTCGCCGCGGTCGGCGTCGCGCTCATCGTCGGCTCGGTCGCGGTCGCCGACCGGCTGGGCGTACGCATGGTGCAGCCGGCCCAGCGGCTGGTCGAGGGCGCGCACGAACTGGGGGAGGGCAAGCTCGGAGCGCGGGTCCCCGAGGAGGGCCCCACCGAACTGCGGCTGGCGGCGGTCGCGTTCAACTCGATGGCCGACCAGGTCGTCCAACTCCTGGCGAACGAGCGGGAGCTGGCGGCGGACCTCTCGCACCGCCTGCGCACCCCGCTGACCGTATTGCGGCTGAACACGGCCTCGCTCGGCGACGGTCCGGCCGCCGAGCAGACCCGGGCGGCCGTGGCACAGCTGGAGCGGGAGGTCGACACGATCATCCGGACGGCGCGCGAGGCCAAGCCGCGGACGGTGGCGCTCGGTGTCGGGGCCGGGTGCGACGCGTCCGAGGTGGTCCGCGAGCGGATGGACTTCTGGTCGGCGCTCGCCGAGGACGAGGGCCGCGAGGTGCGGGTCGCGGGCGTGGACCGTCCGGTCCGCATACCGGTCGCGCGGGCCGACCTGGTGGCCGCGCTCGACGCGCTCCTCGGCAACGTCTTCCGGCACACCCCGGAGGGCACGGCCTTCGCGGTCGACGTGCACAACGGCGACGACGCCGTGATCGTGCTGGTGTCGGACGCGGGACCGGGGATCGTGGACCCGGAGTCGGCGATCACCCGGGGGCGGGGCTCGGGCAGCGACGGCTCGACCGGTCTCGGGCTGGACATCGTGCGGCGCCTGGCGGAGTCGACGGGCGGGGACGTACGGCTGGGGTCGTCGGTGCTGGGGGGCACCGAGGTGCGGATATGGATCCAGCTGGACGGGCGAGCGCCGGTGCGACGCGGGCACCGGGGGGCGGTACGGCGACGCAGACGCGGCGTCGGCGTGAGCTGA
- a CDS encoding response regulator transcription factor — MASVLVVEDDQFVRSALIRHLTDASHTVRSVGTALEALREVAHFPFDVVILDLGLPDLDGAEALKMLRGITDVPVIIATARDDETEIVRLLNDGADDYLTKPFSVEHLSARMAAVLRRSRSVGEAPASPVIRVGGLAIDPLRRRAELDGVRLDLTRREFDLLAFLAGRPGVVVARKELLAEVWQQSYGDDQTIDVHLSWLRRKLGETAARPRYLHTLRGVGVKLEPPRTEFPRAEPPL, encoded by the coding sequence ATGGCAAGTGTGCTCGTGGTCGAGGACGACCAGTTCGTACGCTCGGCCCTCATCCGGCATCTGACCGACGCTTCGCACACGGTGCGCAGCGTCGGCACCGCGCTGGAGGCGCTGCGCGAGGTCGCCCATTTCCCCTTCGACGTCGTCATCCTGGACCTCGGTCTGCCTGATCTGGACGGGGCCGAGGCCCTGAAGATGCTGCGCGGCATCACCGACGTCCCCGTGATCATCGCCACCGCCCGGGACGACGAGACGGAGATCGTCCGCCTGCTGAACGACGGCGCGGACGACTACCTGACCAAGCCGTTCTCGGTCGAGCACCTGTCCGCGCGGATGGCGGCAGTCCTGCGCCGTTCGCGGTCGGTGGGGGAGGCGCCCGCGTCGCCGGTCATCCGGGTCGGCGGCCTGGCCATCGACCCGTTGCGCCGCCGGGCCGAGCTGGACGGCGTCCGACTCGACCTCACCCGGCGCGAGTTCGACCTGCTCGCCTTCCTCGCCGGCCGGCCCGGTGTCGTCGTGGCCCGCAAGGAGCTGCTCGCCGAGGTGTGGCAGCAGTCGTACGGGGACGACCAGACCATCGACGTCCATCTGTCCTGGCTGCGGCGGAAACTGGGCGAGACGGCGGCGAGGCCGCGCTATCTGCACACCCTGCGCGGTGTCGGCGTGAAGCTGGAGCCACCGCGGACGGAGTTCCCGCGAGCGGAGCCGCCGCTGTGA